From Calliphora vicina chromosome X, idCalVici1.1, whole genome shotgun sequence, the proteins below share one genomic window:
- the LOC135962791 gene encoding putative uncharacterized protein DDB_G0286901, giving the protein MVLYNKTNLLLDVWFQNTRAKDKKSRNQQRQHFSNISDDNSNSSSVTNNNLKANISGLATLVPTAAGSEVSNDIIRDCNLCQVTQVNIQQHAFTVEHIRKVKELLAQTSAAAAAVSLLQEGGEDDDKCSLMDYRDQQAAPNGEQQHQNVQQQQQLALMMMAFQTQNMSNSMMAFNMLEDNSAECDGADELSENNFSTKPMTKNQKKTKRNPIKKKKLPMKTPIAENLANDNEIFFNFNAQAAGTTTHLNVATGSRRLMVDNYKNANSSVDSSEANDGNNNNRHDDIEMAADDEQVAEGNRRNINTIANNCESINDATDLTKSQIYNYNHIGK; this is encoded by the exons AtggttttatataataaaacgAATTTAC tATTAGAC GTTTGGTTTCAAAATACCCGAGCCAAAGACAAAAAGTCTCGAAATCAACAAAGACAACATTTCTCGAATATATCAGACGATAACAGCAATAGCAGTAGTGTAACGAATAATAATCTCAAAGCCAATATATCCGGGCTGGCTACCTTGGTGCCAACAGCGGCTGGGAGTGAAGTATCAAATGACATAATAAGAGATTGCAATTTATGCCAAGTAACGCAAGTTAATATTCAACAACATGCTTTCACTGTTGAACATATACGTAAAGTAAAAGAGCTATTAGCTCAAACAAGTGCTGCGGCTGCGGCAGTTTCATTGTTACAAGAAGGCGGAGAAGATGATGACAAATGTTCGCTAATGGATTACAGGGATCAACAGGCAGCACCTAATGGAGAACAGCAGCATCAGAATGTccaacagcaacagcaattgGCTCTCATGATGATGGCTTTCCAAACACAAAACATGTCCAATTCGATGATGGCATTTAATATGTTAGAAGACAATTCAGCTGAATGTGACGGAGCCGATGAGTTGAGTGAAAATAATTTCTCCACAAAACCCATGACCAAGAACCAAAAGAAAACTAAACGAAATCCTATTAAGAAGAAAAAACTACCGATGAAAACCCCAATCGCCGAAAACCTAGCAAATGATAATGagatcttttttaattttaatgctcAAGCGGCAGGTACTACTACTCATTTAAATGTTGCAACTGGCAGTAGGCGGCTGATGGTGGACAATTATAAAAATGCCAATTCAAGTGTAGACTCAAGCGAGGCTAACGATGGCAATAACAACAATAGGCATGATGATATTGAAATGGCTGCAGATGACGAACAAGTTGCAGAGGGCAACAGGAGAAATATTAATACCATTGCAAACAATTGCGAATCAATAAATGACGCAACTGATCTAACAAAATCTCAAATATACAATTATAATCACATTGGTaagtaa